The Onychomys torridus chromosome 2, mOncTor1.1, whole genome shotgun sequence sequence TGCTCAGCCCTTTCCCTAGATCTGAATAGCCAAAGGCACCCCTCGATTGCTTCTGCCTGTCACAACTGAAGTCAACAGGCCAGCAGTGTGCTCCAGAAATTCTGACCCACTAGAGGTTGTCTGAAATCCCAACATCTGGAAAGTATCTCATGACCCTCCACAAAGAGCTAAGGGAAGCACAGAAGGGGTTCAGCTACACCACCCACCTGAGGATGTGCCATAACACTCTAGCAGGCTACCACAGGACCTGGAGCTCTGAGCTAGAAAGAGCCACTGAGGCACTACAGGCCCAAGCCCAACCTGGCTCTACCCAGGGCTTTCCTACTCAGCTTCCAGCAACCTTTGAGGAAGGCCCACTTGTTCTCGCTCACAAAGGGCCTGTAGTCTGGGATTCGTTGGCCTTGGCCAGAAGCCATGCACAGATCGGTCATCACACACAGGAGGCAAGGCCCAGCACTAAGACCTAAGCATGCTTTCCCAGGGATACTGCAGTCACGGGCTGGTAACCGTCATATTGCACAGCAGGGCTGCTATCTTTACCTTTATTTGCCTCTTCATTGTGATACAGAAAAGCATGATGAAGTACATCACCAGGATCGGCCAGAACACTGGGACGTTAAAAGCCTCGAAGAAGGTACAGACCATAGCCACAAGAATGCCTTTTGTAGCTGCATGCCTTAAAGCAAAGGGAGAAGTTAGTATGATCTGTAGGTAGCACCAGGCTCTGTCAActtgctctggcctccacagccacTCCTGCCTTTGCCTACTCAGAAGTATCTACTAGAGATATGCCAGAATAGTGTAGTGTCAAGTCACAGTCTATGTGTACTATACTGAACCATAACCAAGTCCTCTTAGCCTTTTAAAAGCTAAGACTTTAAACTTACACAAAGTGTAAAACATTCCAGTGAAAGCCAAATGTACCATATGCCTGCTACCTGGAACTGCCATCTGGAGCATTAACCTAGGCCCTGGGCCTGACACACAGCACAGTGCCCTCCCACCCTAGCACACAACCCTGCCACCACCATCACATCTCTTGTCAGGCCCTATAATCCTGAAATCCCCACAATCTCTTCTTTCCCTACAGAACAACATCCAGGTTCCTTGGGGGTTCCTTGCCCACCTTCAATTTCCTCTTCAGATCACATCCCACTCATATTCCACGAATGAAAACATTCAAAGAGCTCAGTTTGCTCATTCAATTTACTGAGCCAACAAAGACTGGCTCTTTCTGTGCTCCAGGAGCAGATGGTCTGAAAGACAGGCCAGGAGGCCATAGCTTTGACTTTTTGAAAGGCAGTCATAAAAGGAACTACACTACTCATATGTGTTCCCATCACTCTTTCTGGTCTCCTAGCACTTCAGGGTATCTGCTCTAGAAGGCCTAACTttcctagggtggccttgaatcaACAGCAGTGCCTACAGGAGGCATAAGGCCTGGAAAACAGTTGTTAAGACCCTTCCATTCTGTGACTACCTTCATCTACTAACTCTAGATTACTGTGCCAACCCAAGAGAAAGCAATGTGACGTGGTGGTCTCCCCCAGAGAGCCCTGTGACCCActcccatacccaacactgctgtTACCTTTTATATTAATGCATACCACATGCAAATAGCACAACAAAATTCTCATTTTGTTATGAAACCAAGAATTAACTGGGACAAAAACTGGTCTATTTTAATAGCCCAAGTACCTTCCACAATAGTCTTGAAGAAATAAGGTATGATTTGGTCAGGAGAAATGACTTCCACGTGTAGACAAGAGGGTAAGCAGTGAGCAACAATGCTAGCCTTCTTTCAAAATACCTCTAACCTTGACCATTACATGTCCATTATAGAATGTATATGTACCAAAATGTCATTCCATATCCCCCATATATGGACAATTACTATGTGTTTATAAAAATTAGATATATATAgatgtattattttattgttcaatagaaaaaaatttactcACCAAAATTTGAATTCTGGAAGCCTTCGAATGAAGGGACGAAACTCCTCATTCTGTTTGGTTGGTAATGAAGGGCCATCATCTGAAAGTTAGAACATCAGCTAGAGGTAAAACATCTGCTTCTTACCTTTGATTTCTGTCCCCACTTGTAAGTCTTCCTTAAATGCTTATGAACTACTATGCCTCACACATAGCAACGAGTTTTATTCAACCAGAGATAAAGTGTGGGGTCTGCAGGTAACTCTTGGCAAGACTTGTTTTATAAAAGACTTATGCaccttttaaatgtattaaaaaaaagaattcaacttCACACAGATTTTTCATTTGTTGTACTACATAGTTATATAAATTAAGACAAAGATAAACTGACATTTACATAAAACAAGTAGTAAAGAGAGAAAGTAGGCCACATAGTGGTacgtgcctataatcctagcatttgagaggcataAGCAagatgagttcatggccagcatgGAATACACAGAAATCCATTATCACAATGAAGTAAGAAGTgtcactgagatggctcagccattatcaCAATAAAATAAGTGTCACTGAGATGGCTCCGCAGATAAAGACACTTGGCTGACAAGTCACTTGGCTAACAAGTCAGACGatctctggaatccacatggtaggaAAGAACCAAATTCTGcaagtcctctgacttccacatatgacacacacattaaaaaaaaagctgggcggtgatggcgcacttttaatcccagtactcaggaggcagaggcaggcagatctgagttcaaggccagcctggtctacagagcgagttccaggacacccagacctatagagaaaccctgttttaaaaaaagaaaacaaaacaaaacaaacaaacaaacaaaaagaatgcagGCAAAACTGTCCTTGTCCACAAAACCTATGGAGTAGAGCCTACACACCAGGACTACCAAGTGTAAGGCCTCTTCTCATCTATCCTATTTACAGACAGAGAAGCTGAAATCTACAGGAAATGCTCCTGGTTATCAAGTCTCCCCTAAATGGTGATATGCCTCTAATCATCCAATCTGAAATCAGCATTAGAACATCTCCTCCAAGAGAGCAGAGTTCCTGCAAAGGCCACTGTTCACTATCATATGTCAACCACAACCCAAAGCTGGCCTCACTTGGGACAACATAAGCCCATAAGCCTGGCACAAAAACACACCAACAATTCAACTCAGAAACCAGGGAGTACCCAATGCCCTCAGCCTAGACTAGCTCCTGGCAACCAGGGTTCTACTGATCTGTGCTACATTTCTGCTATATTTTTCTGGTCACACCAGAGGGTGCCTAACAATGAATtcggaagcagaagcagaggatcAGACCCCTCCCTGCTCATGTGTCCCATGTTTGCAGTGTGATTTTGGATGTGTTATTTAACCCCAGTGCTTCAGTTTCCTCCTAAGCAAAACGGGGATAAAGAATGAACCTTTTCCTAGCTGCACGGGATTCAATGAGTATCCTATAGACAAATTCATCCTGATCCAGACACTGCAAACACATATAAGTATGACAAGCCCAGGTCCAAGTGTTTCCAGACCCATGGACTATCCCAAGAATGTAGAGGCATAGAGCAGCCTGGACAACACCCCAATAGCCCCTGCTGTACCTGAGTCTTCCATCAAGGAAGGATCCACTTTGGGAGAAAGGAACGCTATGAAAAGGTTTAGGTGGTAAATTCCCAAGGCATAGGTCACAATGTACCAAccctggaagagaaggaaagccATCATCAATGAGCAGCCCAACCATTGCCACCTGGAACCAGTTCACTGACCCTGTACCCATGAAGCTCTGTTGCACTATGAACACAGTTTACTCAAGGTGAAGTGGTTAGGACTGAAATGCATGTTCCACAGTGACCATTTACCTCAACTTACCTTGTGGGTTTGATATGACCATAACAACCCATGGCCCTGGTAACAAACTTCTTTAAGGGTCCTGCCAAATGTGCATGACAGTCAGCCACAGTCCTGACCAGGACTGGCTATAGCAGAAAAGAAAGCTTTCCTCAAAAGACACTGCCCTGCCCCATAGGGCTAATGTGGGCTGGGTACCTAGGTGACTTTCAAGTGTACTCCTGGCCTCAAAACTTGCTGTGAGCAAACAGGTTCACAAGGAGTCTACCACAGAGTGTCAGCTATGACTACACATATGGCAGCTGGCAGTCCTCATAGACAGCATCAAAACACTCCACTTGGAATGTTAGCCTCACAGAAGAAATCCAGAATCAGAACCAGGAAATCAGAGGAAAGTGCTGctcatttctcatttctccttctctccttccttccttccttccttccttccttccttccttccttccttccctccctccctccctccctccctccctccctccctccctcccttccttccttccttggtttctctatgtaccctggctgtcctggacctcactgtagtccaggctgaccttgaactcagagatctgcatgtctctccctctggagtgctgggattaaagacctgcactACCGCCTCAggcaagaaatcaagagtaagttTTCAAGCCCAATTTTCCAGAGAAGACAAAGAACTGAGAATCCCTGTAGTCTCTACATTAGCACACTAAAGCATCAAGCTTACCCTCGTTGACTTCCAGAACTGAATGGCACACCTTTAAAGGCCTGTACTTTTCatacaaacaaaaggaaacttCTCTGCCTGAAAAATTTTCAGGACAGACAACTAGAAGCTAGATGCAAAAGTCAATTTTATGCACATATGCTATCATGTTTGATACAGCCAAGCTCTGAGGAATGCCAGGTCAGGCACAAATCTGATTCAGAACAGAGTACAACCAACCTGTGTGCcgtaccccccccccaccccaaggctgCCAGTCCAGTCTTTCCACTAGTGAATCAAACAAGTTCCAATGAACAGAAATTCAACACTAATTTCAGACATGCAGTACAGATCAAGTCCTTCTAGAATAAACCAGAGAGTAGTCTATCACCATCATGTCATGCTAAACCAACCTGTGTCGAGTCagagaaataaattcaaaatggaaacaataaaGGACAAGTTTCTACATTTACTTGAAGATTTTCACACAGTAGTGAATGCATCAATGAATCCAGTAAATAAATGTGTTGCCTCATGTCCTAATGTCCTTCTCTAAATattggatggatagatagatgaatggaaggaaggagcTTTAAATGAGGAAATCACCTTTCATGGCTGCAGAGGAGAAATACTCTAGACGAGGCCTCTAAGCTGCCTTCCTCTGGACTTATAGACATTAAAAGCCTCTAACCCAAGTCTGCAAGGAATTCTTGGAAACCAAGTGTCTAACTAGGAAGCAACAGGCTCCAAACAAAAAGTCTGAGTAAAAGCCACCTGTTCAAGGTGTCCACAGCCAGCCTACAGACCTGCAGAACTGCCTAGGCTACTCTATTACCCTATTAATGTTGCTTTAGCCACATAGAAGTAGCTCAGAAACAGCTAAATCAAGGTGAATGCCAAAATCACTCATGGCACCCTGAGTCTTTAACACTCCATTCAAGATTTCAGGGATCAGCTTGTGcctacagagacacacagcaagGTCTGAGGGATACCACAGGGTCTGCTACCCAGACAAGGACACAGGGCAAGGGCAAGACTAACCTGGGCATCTAGGAACTCTAGGTAGAGAATATTATAAAGTCAGGACAGACTGTAACCAATTTTCTTTAAACAGGTAGTCACACTGAAACTTTTCTTACATTTCCCACCAACCTGAAAGTAATTATTACAAACCACACCCTTTAATATACCTCCAATCAACACCCCAACCAACAGCACATTTAGACAATGTGAAAACAGTTGAGAGCACACTTACCTGTAACAGGTATACTCTAATCATGTAGACAAAACTCAGGCCCAGTGTCACGACCCACCGGACAGCTGTATAGGGGGTAGACTTGTCCAGCCAGGACTGATAAATCTGTAAGGCAAGAATTAAAGGCATAACATCAGCCCACAACACCCACTGTACTACAAAGTGCACTTTCTGGTATAGCTAGGTTTCAATTTTAAAGAGATGCTTGAAACAGCAAGAggttatataatatataccagCATGAAGCACTGACTATGATTAATCCAAGATTTACCTGCAATAATTCCTGAAACAGATCCAATTCTTAAGGAAAaaccttataaaataatcaagcATAAATACTGTGCTACTGCATTAGCCCAGAAACATTACAGGGAAGACTAACTTAACCCCAAAGAAAGGACTtgggctgcaaaggaaaaaacaCACATCTTAAGTTCACCATCCCATACTGTAAGACTCATGGCTCAAAGTCTACCCCAAAATACTATTTTCCCAAAGGGTCTCTCCCTGCCCCAGATATACTCTCTcatgtgcctgcatgtatatctgtatgtatgagggtgtcaggtctcctggaaatggagttacagacagttgtgagctgccatgtgaatgttgggaattgaacccaggtcctctggaacagcagtcagtcctcttaatcactgagccatctccccaacctcaGATATGTTCTCTCAGGACTCCAGGACCTTGTACTTGCCCAGCAGTCCTGCACTGGTCTTGCCTGCCCACGAGTAAGTGGCTGACCACAGCTGGACTGCTTATATGCATGTAGAAATACCCAAACAGCTATAGCCATTACTAAGGAAACTCTTGGTTTTTCTATAAACACATGAGttaaattttcacattttaattttgaaatataactttaaattttaattatagcataaatatatatataaataaaacctagCCCTGGCCATtcttgaacttactttgtagaacaggatggccttgaactcagagatctgcctgcctctgcctcctgagtgctgggattaaaggtgtgtgccaccaccacctggcaaaagtTTGGTGTTTTTAATTGAGCCACATCAGCTCACTGAATCAGACTTTAGATATAGAGTGAGGCAGACACAGCCATACATAATGACCTACATCTACCTGAGCCAACACTAAAGGCTCACACTTAGGAAGCAACACTCAACAAGCACATGAAGGCAAAGGAGGGATGAAGTGAGCCAGGACAAGTGGATGCAGGTGGCAGGTGaaggggaaggggtgggaagagcagaggagagaaggaTTTCAGTATTTGTAAAGGttgtaagaataaataaataaataaataaataaataaataaataaataaaaagaagcagcaaaacaaaaacaggaagggGTCCCCAGTGTCCAGACCTTTCTACCTGACCTTTTTCTGGAACCCGTATACAGGTACTCGTGAAATAAAGAGCCAACCCTGAAAGCAAAAGCTTGCACCCAGGGCAAGCTGTAGCTTAACTTCTCTCTGTGAAACAGCAACTCACCCTTCAGGAGGATTTGTCAGTTTCTCTTCCAAATATTTCAATTTATGATCTACAAATCTACTCACCTGTCCGAGCCGTGTGAAAAATCTGTACACCACTGAGGGCTTCCCATGGACAGAGTCTCCAACACTGTCCCCTTCAGACATTCTGTAACTGAGATAAACacaagatactttaaaaataaaaaagcatttgGGATGTGAAAATGTTCCCCTCTACAGACCAGTCATTTCATCCAAAGCATTCCTTTGGGTTTTCACCAAACATCCTGTCTTCTCCATGTTCCGCCCTGGATCTATACTCCCAGAGCCAGGTCCTCTCCCTACCAACAAGACTAGCAGTTAGTCCATCAGTCCCTGCCCCTTTCTTATCTGGCAACTAAATGTAACCCTATCTGCCCCTGGCCATTTCAACATGCTGCTGGGATCCCAGGCAGAATCACTACAGAACCTAACCAGCTAAGAGCATCATCACTCTCAATTTCACAGAGGATAAATCAGCAGATCAAGGCCAAGCAGCAGCTCGGGCCAGCCTGATACCTAGCTCTTCAGATATGGACTCAGGGAAACTGTTAAGGGATGGGGCCTTTGCCATCAATCCTACttgaaaggcaggaaggaagaatcTTATGGTCCTGATCCTCTCAAATCTCTGTGTTGA is a genomic window containing:
- the Rer1 gene encoding protein RER1, producing MSEGDSVGDSVHGKPSVVYRFFTRLGQIYQSWLDKSTPYTAVRWVVTLGLSFVYMIRVYLLQGWYIVTYALGIYHLNLFIAFLSPKVDPSLMEDSDDGPSLPTKQNEEFRPFIRRLPEFKFWHAATKGILVAMVCTFFEAFNVPVFWPILVMYFIMLFCITMKRQIKHMIKYRYIPFTHGKRRYKGKEDVGKTFAS